AACGGAATAACAGAGTTTCGTTCAAAGACATTGAGGGGGATTTATTCTTGGAGGGAGAACAAAAACAGAAAACTGGAAAGTGGATACTTCTAACAATAAGTTGGATTTCAGCATTTTTACCTTATCTATTCAGTCCGTTAGTATTTGGTCCCTTTGCTTTTTTTCTTGGCTTGGTGCTAAAAAGAGATTACGAAGTTGGTAATCAAGGTAAGATCATTATGATTTTGGGAGTAATAAATACAATCCTAGGATTCATGTTTACCTATTGGGTAATAAATGTATTAAATAGTATCTGAGTGATCAAATTTCCTATCGTATTCAAGTATCTCGAAGGATGTTCTTAAGAAGTAGAAGGACACTTTTTTGTGAAATAAGTGTTCAAAATAAAGATTACTGCTGAAAAATAAGGTATATTATATTGTTGAATAGATTCTCTTGTAAAAGAAGAAAAGTGGTGAACAAAGTGGGAAGATATCAATTGGATCACAAAAGTAAGGTAGCTGTGACAAAGTTTCATGAGAAACAGCCGACTGCTAAATTTGATAAAAAGAAGCATCTTGAAAAAATGCGTGCGGAGTATTTAAAAAAGAAGCAAAAACAGACAGATAAATAATGTTATGGAAAACATAGGGAGATTAAATTCTTACTATGTTTTTCTTATGAAAAGTTTTCTTTCGAACTCTTTTGCAATCGAGTGCAATTCTGATATAACAAATCAACGTTACGTTGAAGAATGATCTTCACTAATCGTTGCTATTTAAAGGAATTTGGTTAAGTAAGTACGAAGGATTTTAAGGAGTACACTGGGATATTAAATAACGGGGTGAAAGAAATGGTAAGAAGAAGACGTTTAGCCTTCCTGAAATAGGTATTTGTTTTAATGATTTTAGGAAGGCTATCTTAAAAATAGGAGTGTAATCATAATGAAGCAAAATAAATATGATGATCAAAATTTCTTTAATGCGTATGAAAAAATGCCTCGTTCAGTTAAAGGACTTGAAGGGGCTGGAGAATGGCATATATTAGAAAAGCTTTTACCGGAAATGAGAAATAGTAATGTACTGGATTTGGGATGCGGTTTTGGATGGCATTGCCTTTACGCTCGTGAACAAGGAGCAAGTTCGGTTACTGGAGTGGATCTATCTGATAAAATGCTTCGAAAAGCCCGTGAAATGACGGATGATCCTTTCATTACTTATATTAAAATGCCGATAGAAGATATTCATTTCCAAGACTCGCAATTTAATGTGGTGATTAGTTCATTGGCGTTGCACTATATTAAGTCATTCAAATCAATCAGTAAAAAGGTATATGACTGTTTAAAGCCTGAAGGCTCTTTCGTTTTTTCAGTTGAACATCCTATATTCACTTCTCGTGATGAACAAGATTGGTATTACAATAAACAGGGTAAACGTCTGCATTGGCCAGTCGACAACTATCAAGTAGAAGGAGTTCGTGAAACAACATTCTTAACTGAAAATGTAACGAAATACCATCGTACGATTTCCTCATATATAAATGACTTAATTGACACTGGATTTATTATAAGAGCAGTTAATGAATCCGTTCCTTCAAATGAAATGCTGAAAAGCGTTCCTGAAATGAAAGATGAGACCCGAAGACCCATGTTTTTATTAATCTCAGCCGAAAAAACAATCAAGTAATTCGATTTCCTCATTAAGGAGAATTTATTTTTCATAATAGGGGGAATTCAACATTAATAGATTTTGTCCTCTGTTTCGTTATTTCGCAGCTTTAATTGAATGAAAAAAAGGGGAACTCCATTCTCATTGGAGTTCCCCTTTTACAATTTAACGGTTTAAGCATGCGTGCCAAGCAAAGCATCGTTTGCTGAAACATAGTCATAGCCAAGATCACTTGCCACGGCTTCGTAAGTAATCGCTCCGTTTGCTACGTTCAATCCTTTTTCTAGTGCAGGATTGTTTTGGATCGCAGCCGTTACGCCTTTATTAGCGATTTGGATCGCGTATGGAATCGTTACGTTTGTTAGTGCGATTGTTGATGTTCTTGGAACTGCGCCAGGCATGTTCGCTACGGCATAATGAACCACACCGTGCATTTCGTAAGTTGGGTTATCATGCGTTGTAATGTGATCAACTGTTTCAATGATTCCGCCCTGGTCAATCGCAACATCGACAAGAACAGATCCAGGTGCCATGCTTTTCACCATTTCTTCTGTTACAAGCTTCGGAGCTTTTGCTCCTGGAATGAGTACGGCTCCAACTACAAGATCCGCTTCTTTAACAGCTTGTGCGATGTTTAGTGGGTTAGACATTAGCGTATTAATCGCATTTCCGAAAATATCATCAAGCTGACGAAGGCGCTCAGCGCTTAAGTCAAGAATCGTCACATCTGCGCCAAGACCCATCGCGATTTTCGCTGCGTTTGTACCTACAACGCCACCGCCGATAATGGTAACCTTGCCACGCTTCACTCCTGGAACGCCGCCAAGCAAAATGCCTTTTCCGCCTTTAGGCTTTTCGAGAATTTGTGCACCGATTTGAGAAGCCATGCGCCCTGCCACTTCACTCATTGGTGTAAGAAGTGGCAATGTTCCACGATCGACAACTGTTTCGTACGCGATCGCTGTTACGCCGCTATCTTTAAGAGCTTTTGTTAGTTCAGGCTCAGCTGCTAAATGTAGATAAGTGAAGAGAATGAGTCCTTCACGGAAATAAGTATATTCAGAAGAAAGTGGTTCTTTTACTTTCATCACCATTTCTTGATTCCAAACAACGGCTACATCTGTCGCAATTGTGGCGCCTGCTTCGCGATAGTCGATATCCTCGAAACCGCTTCCAATTCCTGCCTCAGTTTCAACTGTTACGTGATGACCAGCCTTTGTTAGTGCGATGACACCTGCTGGAGTAATCGCTACGCGATTTTCATTGTTTTTAATTTCCTTTGGAATACCAATATACATCATTTCATCCCCTTAGCCTTAATTAATGATCAATTACCTACGATTATAGACGCCATATATGGATTTCACATTGTGTAAATAAAAGAAAATAAAAGGGGGTGTTTGTGTAATTACACAAACACCCTATGATTTCATTTGTTCTATTTTTAAATCGAGATAGAGCGTGACTTTTTGATTAGCGTCTTTTAAATCAAGATTTGCCACATCAGTGATGCGTTTTAACCGATAGTTTAACGTATTTGTATGAACGTGGAGAACGTGAGCCGCGGCCTTCACGTTGCTATCGTGCTGCAAATACACTTCTAACGTTTCTAGTAGCTGAGTGTGATTAATCGCATCGTACTGCTTGAGCTTCTCAATATAACTGTTTTGATAATGCTTGCGCTCTTTATAGAGAAGATCAATAAACTGATAGATCCCAAGGTTTTGATAGCTATAAATCGACATTACTTCACGCTTGAATCGTTCTTTAATGGATAACACATGAAGTGCTTCACGATAGCTGTCTTTAATGGAAAGAGGACTTTGGTAGAGCGTACCAGCCCCGCCTTTTAGTGTATCGACACCAAGGCGATTACTAATTTTCTCAACAAACACCTGTACAAATTCTGATAGCTGCTCTGCCGTGTTTTTTTGATCTGTTGGTCGAACGAGCAGAATGAGCTGATTCTGATCCAGCGTACTATAAATTAATTCGATTTGGTGAGAAGCCTGAATGTAATAGTTCATATGGCGTTCAAGCGATTGTTGAATTTCATCATTAAACTCAAAGACAACGATTGCCATTTCACCCTTTAGCTTAATTTGGTAGGTGGAGGCTTGATCCAGTATATTTGCTTCTTTTGTATAATGTCCCGTAAGCAGTTTCCAGAAAAACTCGCGATGGCCTTCCTCTGAATGTCGCTTCTTTATTTCAAGTTTGAGAATTTGATTTTTAACGACCTTAGCCGCTTTTTTTAGAAGCGCTAATTCTTCTTGCTCTACTTCCCAATTAAGCTGAGCCCAAATAAAGCCGAGAAGTTCTTCGTTTTTTCGAACCGATATCGCCACTCTTTGTCCGAGCCCAACTTCTGGGATCGCCGGAATAATAACCGGATCATCACTCTCAAATAGCTGAGGGATAATGCCTTTTTTCCATAGACTTTTGATCACATCTTCTGGAACTTTTCGTTTCATGATGGTGGCAATACGAGCAGGGTCCACATTTTCATCGTGTGAACTATACGCTAGAATGCGATGATCTGAATCTTCAATCGTGACGGGGCAGCCAAGGTTTTCTCGAATGCAGTCAGCTAAATCTTCTAACGAACGGAATGGCCCCTGAAAAGGGTTATGACGTTCTTGATCGGTATGCAATTCTACCACTCCTTTCTTATAACTCGTAAACGATGTCCTTACATTCATTACTTCTGATTAGAGTATACAAGAAAATGAACACCTTTGTGGGATTTCACAAAGAGAAGTTAAGAAATTGTTAGGATTCACAAAGGAAAGTGGAATCGTATCATAGGTGAGGTGAGAAAAAATGAGGAAAATAAGAACCTATCAACCTATAAGTTCATCATTATTAATCTTTTAAAATAAATAGTATGACATAATTAAATTAATGTGTTATTCTAATAATCGAATCTAGTAGGGAGGCGTTGGATAAATGGTGGAGCAAAGTGCGATTCGATGGTTTCATGAAATAAGAAAAGAGGATATTGCTCTTGTCGGTGGTAAGGGAGCAAATCTTGGAGAGCTTACGCAGAGCGGTGTACACGTACCGCCTGGTTTTTGTGTAACAGCTGAAGCGTATGCCACGTTTATCTCTGAACGAGAACTTGATCAGTCGATTCTTCAAAAAATGAAGACGCTTGATTATGAAAATAACGATCAGCTTAATGAGGTGAGTGCTGAGATAAGGGAATGGATTCTACAGACAGATATGCTTGAATCTCTTGAAGTAGAGATCCGAAATGCCTATGCAGCGTTTAGTGAGGATCTTAACGTCACGGATCCGTTCGTTGCCGTTCGAAGCTCGGCGACGGCTGAAGATCTTCCGGAAGCTTCTTTTGCAGGTCAGCAAGATACATATCTTGAGATTTCCGGAATCACAGAGCTTCTTTATCACATTAAGAAGTGCTGGGCGTCGCTCTGGACATCACGAGCCATTTACTATCGCGAAAAACAGCAGTTCAACCATTTCGATGTCTCTCTTTGTGCGGTCGTACAACTGATGGTGAATAGTGAAAAATCAGGCGTTATTTTTACAGCGAATCCAATTACAGGTGAACGCGAACAGATGATGATTAATGCGAGCTGGGGACTTGGTGAAGCGGTTGTATCAGGGATGGTTTCACCAGACGAATACATTGTCGATAAGAGAACGTTCAAATTAATCGAAAAGCACGTAGCCGAAAAGAAAGTGCTTGTCGTAAAGAAAGCCAACGCAATCGGAACGGATACGGTTGCGGTGAAAGAATATTTAAGTGAGGAACATGTGAACCAACAATGCTTAACGCAAGCTGAAATCGCGCAACTTTCTCGTGACGCTGTTCGAATTGAAGAACTTTATCAAACACCTCAGGATATTGAGTGGGGCCTTGATTGCCAAACAAATGAACTTTACATTCTGCAAGCTCGTCCAATAACAACACTAAAAGAGGAGGAAACAAAAGTGGTTGAAAAGGTAGAAACGCCAAAGAAGATGCTTGTTCGAGGATTAGCTGCCTCTCCTGGGTCTGCTAGTGGAAAAGTCCGCAAGATCAAAGATATTAGTGAAGTTTCTCTTGTACAAGAAGGCGATATTCTAGTGACCATTATGACAAATCCGGATATGATTCCTGCTATGAAAAAAGCGGCAGCGCTCGTTACGGATGAAGGCGGGCGTACGTGTCACGCGGCTATTGTTTCACGTGAGTTTGGGATTCCTTGTATTGTTGGATCTTCGATTGCGACAGATGTGTTAATGGATGGAATGGAAGTAACGGTTGATGCGACGCGTGGAGTAGTATATGAAGGACTTCTAAAAGAAACTGAACAAGTGAAAAAGAAAGAACCGGCCAATGAAGTGACGAACAGCACTGAAGGATTCAATGAAGCACTTCTTCATCAGCTTGCACCGATTACAGGAACAAAAGTTTATATGAATCTTGGAGAGCCAGATCTGATCAACAAATACAAACATCTGCCGTTTGACGGCATTGGCTTAATGCGAACGGAATTTATTTTTTCAAATATCGGTATTCACCCGATGCATTTGCTAAAAACCGGACAGGAAGAGATGTTTATTGAAAAAATGTCCGAAGGAATAACAAAGGTGGCCCAGGATATCTATCCAAAGCCAATGGTTGTTCGCTTGAGTGACTTCCGCTCAAATGAATTTCGTGGACTCATTGGTGGAGATGAAGTAGAGCCAGTTGAAGCGAATCCGATGATCGGCTGGCGCGGCGTCTCACGCTATATTTCCCCACAGTACGAAGAAGGCTTTCGTCTAGAATGTCGAGCGATTAAAAAAGTTCGTGATGAGTACGGCTTAATTAACGTTTGGACAATGCTTCCATTCGTTCGGACAACGTGGGAAGTTGAGAAAGTGAAGAAAATCATGGCAGAAGAAGGGTTGATTCAAAATCAGGAATTCAAAATTTGGATTATGGCGGAAGTGCCGTCTGTCATTTTTGAAGCGGAGGAATTCGCGCAGCTTGTGGATGGCTTCAGCATTGGAAGCAATGATTTAACACAGCTTATTCTAGGATCTGACCGTGATTCTGGTATTTTAAACAGCATGGGCTACTTTGATGAGCGCAACCCTTCTGTAAAACGAGCGATTAAACAGCTGATTCACGGGGCGCATAAGTATGGCAAAACCGTCTCGATTTGTGGACAGGGGCCGTCGACTTACCCTGAATTCACTGAGTTCCTCATTAAAGAAGGAATTGATAGCGTGAGCATTAATCCAGACACGGTGGCAGCGACTAGAAGGTCGGTTGCGTCTGTGGAGCAGCGAATGATTTTAAATAAAATAAGAGGCTTGTAAATAAGCATTTACAAGGTGTAGCCGTACTGGTATTATATAACAAAATCAAGTGCGATGATGAGAAGAGTAGATGATGCGACCTTACACAGAGAGCTCCGGTAGCTGAAAAGGAGTGAAGGTAACATGATTGAACCAAACCTCTGAGCTGTACATCGGAACCGAACGTGGGGATGGTGTAACGGGAGCTCCCGTTAACGAGCTATGGTATAAGCAGCTTCTGCCGTACCTGATAAGAGTCATGTGGCGACACATGACTGAACCGGGGTGGCACCGCGATAAGCAATCTCGCCCCCGGGACTATACGTCCTGGGGGTGAGGTTTTTTTATTGGTTAAAAACTTATCGCGATCGGAGCTGATGTAAATGAAGAAAGGGAAACGAAACAAAAAGAGTCAAATCATCTTCCTTGCCAGTACGGGTATGGCGAATATTGGGGAATGGGTCTATCACATTGCTATTAATTTAATGATCTTTAATCAAACTGGATCAGCTCTTGCGGTAACAGGTCTTTATTTACTAAAACCGCTCGCAACGCTTCTCACAAACGGATGGTCAGGTAGCATCGTTGACCGGGTAAATAAACGAAAGTTCATGACCTCGTTGCTCTTGTTTCAAGCGATGATTCTTTCGATACTACCTTTAGTTACTTCGCTGTGGTGGGTTTACTGTCTCGTTCTAGTTGTGAATATGGGGCATGCCCTGTACCATCCGGCATCAATTATTTACATGACAAAGCTTGTTCCTATTCATGAAAGAAAACAATTCAATTCATTTCGAAGTTTAATGGATTCAGGCGCTTTTGTCATAGGGCCTGCGATTGCTGGATTTCTTTTTATCATTAGTACACCTGTGACAGCAATTTATGTTAATGCGATTGCTTTGATGCTCGCTGGATTTCTGATTCTTTTATTACCAAACCTTGAGTCATTCAAAGCAAAAGAAACCACAACTTTTACATTCAAGCAATTAAGAGAAGACTGGCGAATTGTTTATGAGTTTAGTAAAAAGTTTCGTTCCGTCGTTATCATTTACTTTCTGTTTAGTGCCGTTATCGTGATGACCGCGGGTGTGGATTCTCTTGAAGCAGCGTTTTCGAAAGACGTGCTGAATTTATCGAACACCGAGTATGGGTTTCTCGTTAGTATTGCTGGAGGGGGCATACTGGTAGGTGCCGTTATGAATACGTTCCTTGTAAAAAGGCTTTCTACATCGATGTTGATGGGAGCAGGATCTCTTTTATTAGCTTTAGGTTATGTGGTATTTGCGACTTCTTCTGGTATGACAATGGCGGCAGTTGGCTGCTTTATTCTCTCGTTCTCACTCGCATTTGCAAATACAGGCTTTCTTACGTTTTATCAAGAGCATATTCCTGTTGAGGTGATGGGACGAATTGTGAGTTTGTTTGGGGTTGCGGAGGCCATTGTCATTATCATTGTGACGGTCGCATGTGGAGCTATGGCAGAGTTTGTTTCCATTCGCTTTAGTGTTACTGCGGGTGTTCTGGTGATGGTAGTAATTGCGATCGTAGTTTTTGTGCATTTACTCATTCCGATGAAAGCCTGGAAAACCCCCAGACTGAAAAGTGCGCGTTGAACCAAACGATGGTTCAATGCGCTACAAGGGAAACTTTCTAAATCTTAAAATGCTGATTCTCGAGTAGGAGCACTTTTTCCGTCGTTTGGAGAGCTTGTTTTTTCGTATGCACAACGAGATCATAAATGAGCGGACTGCACTTTTTAGTCCCTTTGATGAGAAGCGGTACTCCGAGAGTATCGATGCCAAGCCCTCGAGAAAGACCGCCCCCAATTGACATAACAAACGGTACGGTTGGTGACGTGTTTGAGAGGATAATCTGATCGTCTACTTGAAAATGGTCAAATAGCATTAAAGTCATATCATATAAAGCGGGCACAATCAGTTTCG
The sequence above is drawn from the Pseudalkalibacillus hwajinpoensis genome and encodes:
- the ppsA gene encoding phosphoenolpyruvate synthase; this encodes MVEQSAIRWFHEIRKEDIALVGGKGANLGELTQSGVHVPPGFCVTAEAYATFISERELDQSILQKMKTLDYENNDQLNEVSAEIREWILQTDMLESLEVEIRNAYAAFSEDLNVTDPFVAVRSSATAEDLPEASFAGQQDTYLEISGITELLYHIKKCWASLWTSRAIYYREKQQFNHFDVSLCAVVQLMVNSEKSGVIFTANPITGEREQMMINASWGLGEAVVSGMVSPDEYIVDKRTFKLIEKHVAEKKVLVVKKANAIGTDTVAVKEYLSEEHVNQQCLTQAEIAQLSRDAVRIEELYQTPQDIEWGLDCQTNELYILQARPITTLKEEETKVVEKVETPKKMLVRGLAASPGSASGKVRKIKDISEVSLVQEGDILVTIMTNPDMIPAMKKAAALVTDEGGRTCHAAIVSREFGIPCIVGSSIATDVLMDGMEVTVDATRGVVYEGLLKETEQVKKKEPANEVTNSTEGFNEALLHQLAPITGTKVYMNLGEPDLINKYKHLPFDGIGLMRTEFIFSNIGIHPMHLLKTGQEEMFIEKMSEGITKVAQDIYPKPMVVRLSDFRSNEFRGLIGGDEVEPVEANPMIGWRGVSRYISPQYEEGFRLECRAIKKVRDEYGLINVWTMLPFVRTTWEVEKVKKIMAEEGLIQNQEFKIWIMAEVPSVIFEAEEFAQLVDGFSIGSNDLTQLILGSDRDSGILNSMGYFDERNPSVKRAIKQLIHGAHKYGKTVSICGQGPSTYPEFTEFLIKEGIDSVSINPDTVAATRRSVASVEQRMILNKIRGL
- a CDS encoding DUF3189 family protein, producing the protein MFPVNQVILVSKFNYRDEHMIYIYHDYGGTHTTSIAAAFHLHLLKPSSLPLTSEEVLAVPFFNKLTKKDAGRLLFHGRDSDGHKVYTIGKKSSKLIVPALYDMTLMLFDHFQVDDQIILSNTSPTVPFVMSIGGGLSRGLGIDTLGVPLLIKGTKKCSPLIYDLVVHTKKQALQTTEKVLLLENQHFKI
- a CDS encoding MFS transporter, translated to MKKGKRNKKSQIIFLASTGMANIGEWVYHIAINLMIFNQTGSALAVTGLYLLKPLATLLTNGWSGSIVDRVNKRKFMTSLLLFQAMILSILPLVTSLWWVYCLVLVVNMGHALYHPASIIYMTKLVPIHERKQFNSFRSLMDSGAFVIGPAIAGFLFIISTPVTAIYVNAIALMLAGFLILLLPNLESFKAKETTTFTFKQLREDWRIVYEFSKKFRSVVIIYFLFSAVIVMTAGVDSLEAAFSKDVLNLSNTEYGFLVSIAGGGILVGAVMNTFLVKRLSTSMLMGAGSLLLALGYVVFATSSGMTMAAVGCFILSFSLAFANTGFLTFYQEHIPVEVMGRIVSLFGVAEAIVIIIVTVACGAMAEFVSIRFSVTAGVLVMVVIAIVVFVHLLIPMKAWKTPRLKSAR
- the ald gene encoding alanine dehydrogenase gives rise to the protein MYIGIPKEIKNNENRVAITPAGVIALTKAGHHVTVETEAGIGSGFEDIDYREAGATIATDVAVVWNQEMVMKVKEPLSSEYTYFREGLILFTYLHLAAEPELTKALKDSGVTAIAYETVVDRGTLPLLTPMSEVAGRMASQIGAQILEKPKGGKGILLGGVPGVKRGKVTIIGGGVVGTNAAKIAMGLGADVTILDLSAERLRQLDDIFGNAINTLMSNPLNIAQAVKEADLVVGAVLIPGAKAPKLVTEEMVKSMAPGSVLVDVAIDQGGIIETVDHITTHDNPTYEMHGVVHYAVANMPGAVPRTSTIALTNVTIPYAIQIANKGVTAAIQNNPALEKGLNVANGAITYEAVASDLGYDYVSANDALLGTHA
- a CDS encoding PucR family transcriptional regulator, with translation MHTDQERHNPFQGPFRSLEDLADCIRENLGCPVTIEDSDHRILAYSSHDENVDPARIATIMKRKVPEDVIKSLWKKGIIPQLFESDDPVIIPAIPEVGLGQRVAISVRKNEELLGFIWAQLNWEVEQEELALLKKAAKVVKNQILKLEIKKRHSEEGHREFFWKLLTGHYTKEANILDQASTYQIKLKGEMAIVVFEFNDEIQQSLERHMNYYIQASHQIELIYSTLDQNQLILLVRPTDQKNTAEQLSEFVQVFVEKISNRLGVDTLKGGAGTLYQSPLSIKDSYREALHVLSIKERFKREVMSIYSYQNLGIYQFIDLLYKERKHYQNSYIEKLKQYDAINHTQLLETLEVYLQHDSNVKAAAHVLHVHTNTLNYRLKRITDVANLDLKDANQKVTLYLDLKIEQMKS
- a CDS encoding class I SAM-dependent methyltransferase, whose translation is MKQNKYDDQNFFNAYEKMPRSVKGLEGAGEWHILEKLLPEMRNSNVLDLGCGFGWHCLYAREQGASSVTGVDLSDKMLRKAREMTDDPFITYIKMPIEDIHFQDSQFNVVISSLALHYIKSFKSISKKVYDCLKPEGSFVFSVEHPIFTSRDEQDWYYNKQGKRLHWPVDNYQVEGVRETTFLTENVTKYHRTISSYINDLIDTGFIIRAVNESVPSNEMLKSVPEMKDETRRPMFLLISAEKTIK